A part of Palaemon carinicauda isolate YSFRI2023 chromosome 8, ASM3689809v2, whole genome shotgun sequence genomic DNA contains:
- the LOC137645902 gene encoding dehydrogenase/reductase SDR family member 11-like: MDRWRGRVALVTGASSGIGAAISRQLVEAGMVVVGAARRVERVEALSKELKDKPGTLVAVKCDVNKDGDIENLFSIIKKKYNGVDVCINNAGMSYNDSLLEGTPDQWREMLNVNVVALCHCTKEAVKSMRERGVDDGHIIHISSILGHKVTFLPGPHFYCATKHAVTALTEGMLHELSAMKSNIRISAICPGLVETEFVDKMMGKEASDHLMTSNPTLSSQDVADSVCHILAAPKHVQIHSLIMKPVGETMM; this comes from the exons ATGGATCGCTGGAGAGGACGCGTCGCACTCGTGACGGGAGCAAGCTCCGGCATTGGAGCCGCCATCAGCAGGCAGCTGGTGGAAGCCGGCATGGTGGTGGTCGGGGCCGCTCGACGTGTCGAAAGGGTCGAG GCTCTGTCCAAGGAACTGAAGGACAAGCCCGGAACTCTCGTTGCCGTGAAGTGTGACGTGAACAAAGATGGCGATATTGAAAACCTCTTCAGCATCATCAAAAAGAAGTACAATGGAGTAGATGTCTGCATTAACAATGCTGGCATGTCTTATAATGACAGTCTACTAG AAGGAACACCGGATCAATGGCGGGAAATGCTGAACGTCAATGTCGTGGCGCTGTGCCATTGTACGAAGGAAGCAGTGAAGTCTATGCGAGAGAGGGGCGTTGACGACGGACACATCATCCACATAAGCAG TATACTTGGACATAAGGTAACCTTCCTCCCTGGCCCCCACTTCTACTGCGCCACTAAACACGCTGTCACGGCTCTGACTGAGGGTATGCTGCATGAACTGTCGGCCATGAAGTCTAATATCCGTATATCA gCCATATGCCCAGGTCTCGTCGAGACAGAATTCGTAGATAAAATGATGGGGAAAGAAGCATCGGACCACCTAATGACATCAAATCCTACATTAAGTTCACAAGATGTTGCGGATTCCGTCTGCCACATTCTAGCCGCTCCAAAGCATGTTCAG ATTCACAGTCTGATTATGAAGCCAGTTGGAGAAACAATGATGTAA
- the LOC137644980 gene encoding uncharacterized protein, producing the protein MDTAIVSYEQMVHAFTDAYTTALNTSSSSSSRPTVAPCRVPTPDSDYSSLSPSSAPQSPSISSTHAAWSAFTTMSQLESVAPTPSPVSSSAYGTCTEYKPLYTDITTLLPKASPGKGALLLPPPVATSLSSPRPNIGLKIEDQKLLCGDFEVLSPSPKAALTPLTAIENKQEQPLQQQQQTAAPAKSTSKAARGGGRCNRKQRSGREVTEVLRKKRRLAANARERRRMDNLNKAFDRLCAVLPKMYDDRKLSKYDTLQMAQIYITTLADLLV; encoded by the coding sequence ATGGACACAGCCATCGTCTCTTACGAACAGATGGTTCACGCCTTCACGGATGCTTACACGACAGCCCTCAAcacgtcctcctcctcttcttcacgcCCTACGGTGGCGCCTTGTCGTGTCCCCACGCCCGACAGCGACTACAGCTCCCTGAGCCCTTCTTCAGCGCCTCAGAGTCCCTCTATTTCGTCAACCCACGCGGCCTGGTCGGCTTTCACGACGATGTCCCAGCTGGAATCTGTAGCGCCGACACCTTCTCCAGTTTCTTCTTCAGCATACGGCACCTGCACAGAGTACAAGCCCTTGTACACGGACATCACGACGCTCCTGCCGAAGGCATCGCCCGGAAAAGGGGCGCTCTTGCTTCCTCCTCCAGTGGCGACTTCACTGAGTTCTCCTCGACCAAACATCGGCCTAAAAATCGAAGACCAGAAGCTCTTGTGCGGCGACTTCGAGGTCCTCAGTCCATCCCCTAAAGCAGCACTGACGCCTTTAACAGCGATCGAGAATAAACAGGAACAGCCattgcagcagcaacagcagacAGCCGCACCCGCCAAAAGCACTTCGAAAGCAGCACGTGGCGGCGGACGCTGCAACAGGAAGCAACGGTCGGGGCGTGAAGTGACCGAAGTGCTTCGCAAGAAGAGGCGACTGGCAGCCAACGCCCGCGAGAGAAGACGCATGGACAACCTAAACAAGGCGTTCGATCGACTCTGCGCCGTCTTGCCGAAAATGTACGACGACAGGAAGCTGTCGAAATACGACACACTCCAGATGGCGCAGATCTACATCACGACGCTGGCTGATCTACTGGTGTAG